One genomic region from Phragmites australis chromosome 1, lpPhrAust1.1, whole genome shotgun sequence encodes:
- the LOC133925009 gene encoding glucan endo-1,3-beta-glucosidase 14-like produces the protein MGLRVRTSSLLPLALALALVSVDLVSAQNKFGINYGQIADNLPDPRQVAGLLQSLNVNKVKLYDADPKVLTSFANTGVEFIIAVGNENLQSMAANPSAARQWVAQHVQPFIPATRITCITVGNEVFTSNDTGMMASLLPAMQAVHGALGDLGLGNQVIVSSAHSVNFLATSYPPSSGAFREDLAEYIQPLLDFHGQTGSPLLINAYPFFAYKASPGSVSLPYVLFEPNPGVRDPNTNLTYDNMLYAQIDAVYAAMKAMGHTDVGVRISETGWPSKGDEDETGATVQNAAAYNGNLMQRIAMNQGTPLKPDVPVDVYVFALFNEDMKPGPTSERNYGLFYPNGSPVYSIIAGSGGGSGPSGSLNPYYTSMFSSSSSKLGVRTTCLTERVLLLLLLQVIVLLLQSYC, from the exons ATGGGGCTCCGCGTCCGCACCTCCTCGCTGCTGCCTCTGgcgctcgcgctcgcgctcgtCTCAG TGGACCTGGTGTCGGCGCAGAATAAGTTCGGCATCAACTACGGGCAGATCGCCGACAACCTGCCGGACCCGAGGCAAGTGGCAGGGCTCCTCCAGTCGCTGAACGTGAACAAGGTGAAGCTCTACGACGCGGACCCCAAGGTGCTGACGTCCTTCGCCAACACCGGCGTTGAGTTCATCATAGCCGTCGGCAACGAGAACCTGCAGTCCATGGCCGCCAACCCCAGCGCCGCCCGCCAGTGGGTGGCGCAGCACGTGCAGCCCTTCATCCCGGCCACGCGCATCACCTGCATCACCGTCGGCAACGAGGTGTTCACCAGCAACGACACCGGCATGATGGCCAGCCTCCTACCCGCCATGCAGGCCGTCCACGGCGCGCTCGGCGACCTGGGCCTCGGCAACCAGGTCATCGTGTCATCGGCGCACTCGGTGAACTTCCTCGCCACCAGCTACCCGCCGTCGTCGGGCGCGTTCCGGGAGGACCTCGCGGAGTACATCCAGCCGCTGCTCGACTTCCACGGGCAGACGGGGTCGCCGTTGCTGATCAACGCGTATCCTTTCTTCGCGTACAAGGCGAGCCCCGGGAGCGTGTCCCTGCCGTACGTGCTGTTCGAGCCCAACCCAGGCGTGCGCGACCCCAACACCAACCTCACCTACGACAACATGCTCTACGCCCAGATTGACGCCGTGTACGCGGCCATGAAGGCCATGGGCCACACGGACGTCGGCGTGAGGATCTCGGAGACCGGGTGGCCGTCCAAGGGGGACGAGGATGAGACCGGCGCTACCGTACAGAACGCGGCGGCGTACAACGGGAACCTGATGCAGAGGATCGCCATGAACCAGGGTACACCGCTCAAGCCCGACGTGCCCGTCGACGTGTACGTTTTCGCGCTGTTCAATGAGGACATGAAGCCCGGGCCGACGTCGGAGCGGAACTACGGGCTTTTCTACCCCAACGGCTCGCCGGTGTACTCGATCATTGCCGGCTCCGGCGGTGGGTCGGGTCCAAGTGGCTCGCTCAACCCGTACTATACGTCCatgttctcctcctcctcctccaaatTGGGGGTAAGAACAACTTGTTTGACTGAACGagtactgctgctgctgctgttgcaagTAATTGTATTGCTCCTACAGTCATACTGTTAA
- the LOC133925012 gene encoding uncharacterized protein LOC133925012: MPQVDLESLVCGVAGAGAGDRKVSCETVIAGSSGDASPPRMPPPPDPDFPPESIAIPISDEVAFSELNPIYERDDSTKGSTNPKAAAAGTSNPISAKTRSNSTRVAGAPTAAGTTFFGLPAKIRPPFSRRRASQGRILPDKRASGGVGGGSRGDGEAEPRSPKVSCIGKVLSDRERHGRRRLRLRRRGWWHGVVSMFRCDDCGRLGGGAAKKMALEDEDGEEQQPGIAGMRRFKSGRRAASWGDEALAAAAADEDEKSESKETEHWARAAGKLGCGDGGKRLDQGYVVGGSPCK; the protein is encoded by the coding sequence ATGCCTCAGGTTGATCTGGAGAGCCTGGTGTGCGGCGTGGCGGGCGCTGGCGCCGGGGACAGGAAGGTGTCGTGCGAGACGGTCATCGCGGGGAGCAGCGGGGacgcctcgccgccgcggatgccgccgccgccggacccggacttcccTCCCGAGTCTATAGCCATCCCTATCAGCGACGAAGTGGCGTTCTCGGAGCTGAACCCGATATACGAGCGGGACGACTCCACCAAGGGCAGCACCAACCCCaaggcggccgccgccggcacCTCCAACCCCATCTCGGCCAAGACGCGGTCCAACTCCACGCGCGTCGCCGGGGCCCCCACCGCGGCTGGCACCACGTTCTTCGGCCTCCCGGCCAAGATCCGCCCACCGTTCTCCCGGCGCCGGGCGTCGCAGGGCCGGATCTTGCCCGACAAGCGCGCGAGCggtggcgtcggcggcggcagcaggggCGACGGCGAGGCAGAGCCGCGGTCGCCCAAGGTGTCATGCATTGGCAAGGTCCTGTCCGACCGGGAGCGTCACGGACGgcgccggctccggctccggcgccGTGGGTGGTGGCACGGGGTGGTGTCCATGTTCCGGTGCGACGACTGCGGCCGGTTAGGAGGCGGCGCGGCCAAGAAGATGGCGTTGGAGGACGAGGACGGGGAGGAGCAGCAGCCGGGCATTGCAGGAATGCGGAGGTTCAAGTCCGGGAGAAGAGCCGCTTCATGGGGAGACgaggcgctggcggcggcggcggccgacgaGGATGAGAAGTCCGAAAGCAAAGAGACTGAGCATTGGGCCCGGGCGGCCGGTAAATTAGGTTGTGGCGATGGCGGGAAAAGACTGGACCAGGGATATGTCGTTGGTGGGTCCCCCTGTAAGTGA